A single window of Coffea eugenioides isolate CCC68of chromosome 7, Ceug_1.0, whole genome shotgun sequence DNA harbors:
- the LOC113777795 gene encoding LOW QUALITY PROTEIN: mitochondrial uncoupling protein 5 (The sequence of the model RefSeq protein was modified relative to this genomic sequence to represent the inferred CDS: inserted 1 base in 1 codon), with product MGLKGFLEGGIASIVAGCSTHPLDLIKVRMQLQGESPVPKPAAQALRPALAFHPAAGQVSHHHIHVPSPSLPPPPPRVGPIAVGVKIVQQEGVAALFSGVSATVLRQTLYSTTRMGLYDVLKQKWTDPHTNKMPLERKIAAGLIAGAVGAAVGNPADVAMVRMQADGRLPVDLRRNYKSVVDAIGQMAKTEGVGSLWRGSSLTVNRAMVVTASQLASYDQIKESILETGLMKDGLGTHVTASFAAGFVAAXASNPVDVIKTRVMNMKVEPGMAPPYSGALDCAMKTIRAEGPLALYKGFIPTISRQGPFTVVLFVTLEQVRKLFKEF from the exons atgGGTTTGAAAGGCTTTCTTGAAGGAGGCATAGCTTCAATAGTGGCTGGATGCTCCACCCACCCGCTGGACCTCATCAAGGTCCGAATGCAACTTCAGGGAGAATCCCCCGTCCCCAAACCGGCTGCTCAAGCGCTCCGACCCGCTCTAGCCTTCCACCCTGCAGCTGGTCAGGTTTCTCATCATCACATTCACGTCCCTTCTCCATCTCTTCCTCCTCCGCCGCCCCGCGTGGGACCCATTGCCGTGGGAGTCAAGATTGTCCAGCAAGAAGGGGTCGCCGCGTTGTTTTCCGGCGTCTCCGCCACCGTCCTCCGCCAGACTCTTTACTCCACCACCCGCATGGGACTTTATGATGTTCTGAAGCAAAAATGGACCGACCCACATACCAACAAGATGCCTCTGGAAAGAAAAATCGCTGCTGGGCTCATCGCCGGGGCGGTTGGAGCGGCCGTCGGGAACCCCGCTGACGTGGCCATGGTCCGCATGCAAGCCGATGGTCGGCTCCCGGTGGATCTGCGGCGCAATTACAAGAGCGTGGTTGACGCGATTGGTCAAATGGCTAAAACCGAGGGAGTTGGCAGCCTGTGGCGCGGTTCATCCCTTACGGTGAACCGCGCTATGGTGGTGACGGCATCACAGCTGGCATCATATGATCAGATCAAGGAATCGATATTGGAAACGGGTCTGATGAAGGATGGGCTTGGGACCCACGTGACTGCCAGCTTCGCCGCGGGGTTCGTGGCGG GTGCGTCGAATCCGGTGGACGTGATCAAGACTAGGGTGATGAACATGAAGGTTGAACCGGGGATGGCCCCACCTTACAGTGGAGCCCTGGATTGTGCTATGAAAACTATCAGGGCTGAGGGCCCACTGGCCCTTTACAAGGGGTTTATTCCCACAATCTCAAGGCAGGGACCATTTACTGTGGTGCTCTTTGTAACACTGGAACAAGTCCGGAAATTGTTCaaggaattttga